A window of Pseudomonadota bacterium genomic DNA:
TGCAGCAGATATTCAGGAAGGCCTATGAGAGCGGAGATATATACCTTGGAGAGTATGAGGACTGGTATTGTGTGCCATGCGAGAGTTATTATACAGAATTGCAGTTGAAGGACGGGAAGTGCCCTGATTGTTTGCGACAGCCGGAAAAATTGAAGGAAGAGAGCTATTTTTTCAGGTTGTCAAAGTATGGAGAACGGCTGCTTGCGCTTATGGATGCGCATAAGGACTTTGTCATGCCTGAAATCAGGTATAACGAGGTTGCAAGCTTTGTCAAGGGTGGTTTACGGGACTTGAGTATAAGCAGAACAAGCTTTAACTGGGGCATTCCTATACCCATGGACCCCAGACACATTATCTATGTCTGGTTTGATGCGCTTACCAATTATATAACAGGCATAGGCTTTCCTGACGATATGGATACTTTCAGTAAATTCTGGCCATGTGATGCCCACCTTATGGGCAAAGATATCTTGCGGTTTCACGCCGTATACTGGCCAAGTTTTTTAATGTCTGTCAATATTGAACCGCCTAAGAAGGTGTTTGCACACGGTTGGTGGACTATAGAGGGACAGAAGATGTCCAAATCCCTTGGCAATGTTATAGATCCCCATGAGGTTGTGAAGACTTATGGAGTGGACGAATTCAGGTTCTTTATGTTTAGGGAAGTGCCCTTTGGTCTTGACGGTGATTTTTCAAAAAGTGCACTTGTCCACAGGATAAATGGAGATCTTGCCAATGATTTCGGAAATCTAACGAGTAGAAGTGTTACTATGATAGGAAAGTTTTTAAAAGGAAAGATTGAGAGACCGGAGAAGAAAGGCGGTATGGATGAGTATGTTGAAGAAAATATCGAACGACTGGTAGAAGGATATCAAAAAGATATGGAGATTTTTGCCTATCACAAGGCTCTACAGGACGTTTTTGAAATTATATCTATCTTGAATAAGTATATTGATACGGAAGCCCCATGGAAGCTTTCCAAAGAGGGCGATGCGAGGATTAAAACAGTGCTATACAACATCTGGAACGGGTTGAGAATTGCGGCGATGCTTCTATACCCGTTTATGCCCAGGAAATCTCAAACTATATGGGATGTACTTGGGATTGGCAGGGAAATCGAGAAAGCATCGTTTGAAGCAGAGAAGGTTTTTTACTTTGAGGAAGACATTTCATATATAGATAAAATTAAACCTGTTTTTCCGAGAATAGAAAGCTGATGAAGATTCCCGATTGTGGATTACTGAATCAGATGCTTATGCCTTTGGCGGATTTGAGCCTTTTTTGCGAGACCACGAAATGTAACGGGTGTAGAATATGGCCTTTGTTTCGATAAAAAAAGCGCTTGAAAATGTGTTAAAGGAATATGATATCAAAGGGGATGTAGAAGCTCACAAAATCTTCTTCCTCTGGGATGATATAGTGGGAGAGAAGACGGCGCGCCATACCAAACCTGCAAGAATAGGGAAT
This region includes:
- the metG gene encoding methionine--tRNA ligase, with product MNKHYYVTTPIYYINDVPHIGHAYTTIAADVMARYKRICGYDVFFLTGTDEHGQKVEKAAEQQGIHPKELADRMVSRFTDLWEVLNISNTGFIRTTEERHRKVVQQIFRKAYESGDIYLGEYEDWYCVPCESYYTELQLKDGKCPDCLRQPEKLKEESYFFRLSKYGERLLALMDAHKDFVMPEIRYNEVASFVKGGLRDLSISRTSFNWGIPIPMDPRHIIYVWFDALTNYITGIGFPDDMDTFSKFWPCDAHLMGKDILRFHAVYWPSFLMSVNIEPPKKVFAHGWWTIEGQKMSKSLGNVIDPHEVVKTYGVDEFRFFMFREVPFGLDGDFSKSALVHRINGDLANDFGNLTSRSVTMIGKFLKGKIERPEKKGGMDEYVEENIERLVEGYQKDMEIFAYHKALQDVFEIISILNKYIDTEAPWKLSKEGDARIKTVLYNIWNGLRIAAMLLYPFMPRKSQTIWDVLGIGREIEKASFEAEKVFYFEEDISYIDKIKPVFPRIES
- a CDS encoding DUF721 domain-containing protein, which codes for MAFVSIKKALENVLKEYDIKGDVEAHKIFFLWDDIVGEKTARHTKPARIGNSTLFVEVDDPLWLTQLRYMKVDILEKIESKVKKGVLKDLKFYLRRN